A single genomic interval of Streptococcus suis harbors:
- a CDS encoding type II toxin-antitoxin system RelE/ParE family toxin: MVYEVHLSAKAEQDLEEIYQYYVREFSESSARKVLASLSTAILTLEIFPEGYIDLDARLGRALFPEGKTRMIPGKQHLIFYLIRGSRVDILRIRGARTDYLNNLDNLFKQALK, translated from the coding sequence AGCCGAACAAGATTTAGAGGAAATCTACCAGTATTATGTCCGTGAATTTTCAGAATCAAGTGCTCGAAAGGTGCTTGCATCTCTGAGCACAGCTATCTTGACCTTAGAAATATTTCCAGAGGGATATATTGACCTCGATGCTCGTCTGGGACGAGCATTATTCCCAGAAGGAAAAACACGGATGATTCCTGGAAAACAGCATCTCATCTTCTATTTGATTCGTGGCTCTCGTGTAGATATCCTTCGCATTAGAGGAGCAAGGACAGACTACCTAAACAACCTAGACAATCTATTCAAGCAAGCCCTCAAATAA
- a CDS encoding CPBP family intramembrane glutamic endopeptidase codes for MKRVKNILKFIGLILVIVAINITPMRLIAIQDSMSGVMQWVSGIGYLVIATAIVVWTWKRYKKGLPDQQKRFTFTWKDFGFALLFFLAGRVVGIGGTLLTQLVTGNATTANDAALLATNEQLAKMFPLYFVAFHIAIGVFAPFMEELVFRGLFSSYFFKEHQKWLKLIISSAVFALLHAIHPIELSLYFLLGAVFYLAYARRGNIVDAILVHILNNSLMVIFSIIGYLLILFD; via the coding sequence ATGAAACGTGTTAAAAATATATTAAAATTTATTGGTTTGATTCTTGTCATCGTTGCGATTAACATAACTCCGATGCGATTGATTGCCATACAGGATTCGATGTCAGGTGTTATGCAGTGGGTTTCTGGCATTGGCTATCTGGTCATTGCGACAGCTATTGTGGTGTGGACTTGGAAACGGTATAAGAAAGGTCTACCTGATCAGCAAAAACGGTTCACATTTACTTGGAAAGATTTTGGGTTTGCTCTGCTATTTTTCTTGGCCGGACGAGTTGTCGGTATTGGCGGAACGTTATTGACCCAGTTGGTAACTGGCAATGCCACCACAGCCAACGATGCAGCACTTTTGGCTACAAATGAGCAATTGGCGAAGATGTTTCCGCTATACTTTGTTGCCTTTCATATTGCAATAGGTGTCTTTGCTCCTTTTATGGAAGAGCTCGTTTTCAGAGGTTTGTTTAGCAGTTATTTCTTCAAAGAACATCAAAAATGGCTAAAATTGATAATCAGTTCAGCTGTCTTTGCTCTTCTTCATGCAATTCATCCAATTGAGTTGTCACTTTACTTCTTGCTGGGGGCAGTCTTCTATTTGGCTTATGCTCGCCGTGGCAATATTGTGGATGCGATTCTTGTTCATATCTTGAACAATAGCTTGATGGTTATCTTCTCAATTATTGGCTACTTATTGATACTGTTTGATTAG
- a CDS encoding sensor histidine kinase, whose translation MFQRIIALYLRFLFQLEYSAMSLNIVFNVVITLLLLPFYLLFFKGLGIESKDLKVDTIDKELRKTFRWLNASFITYFLLVRITTQAEIWSQRGMIVIDWNPYYIRTNILLLYFAIFIVSMLYLNYQKKEKQAREIQELKDKQITDLGRYSRHVESLYKEIRSFRHDYTNILVSLNEAIKDEDIVAIRSVYHEVIADSDRKFYDGKYDIARLSNIQNPAVKSLLSSKMLEAQKKGIAISVEVDAEMEPPALELIEFITILSILLDNAIDAAEQCANGNIVFAYFQEDDRKIVVVENTTVEDKVVTSHIYEYGHSTKGDNRGIGLANVKTILDNYPKFSISTNSSNHRFVQELVFLE comes from the coding sequence ATGTTTCAAAGGATAATTGCTCTTTATTTGAGATTCCTATTCCAACTTGAATACTCTGCCATGAGTTTAAATATAGTATTTAATGTAGTTATAACATTACTACTTCTACCGTTTTATTTATTATTTTTCAAGGGATTGGGAATCGAATCTAAGGATTTAAAAGTAGATACAATAGATAAGGAACTGAGAAAGACATTCAGGTGGTTAAACGCCTCATTTATAACTTATTTTTTGCTTGTAAGGATTACTACTCAAGCTGAAATATGGAGTCAGAGAGGTATGATTGTTATAGATTGGAATCCTTACTATATTCGTACTAATATTTTGTTGCTTTACTTTGCAATATTTATCGTTAGTATGTTATATTTGAATTATCAGAAGAAAGAGAAACAAGCTAGAGAAATTCAGGAATTAAAAGATAAGCAAATTACTGATTTAGGCCGTTATAGTCGTCATGTTGAGTCGCTTTATAAAGAAATTCGAAGTTTCCGACATGACTATACAAATATTCTCGTTAGCTTAAATGAGGCGATTAAAGATGAGGATATTGTTGCAATTCGATCTGTTTATCACGAAGTGATAGCAGATTCGGATAGAAAATTCTATGATGGAAAGTATGATATAGCTAGACTATCCAATATACAAAATCCTGCAGTGAAGAGTTTACTATCATCTAAGATGTTGGAGGCACAAAAAAAGGGTATTGCAATTTCTGTGGAAGTAGATGCTGAAATGGAACCACCTGCTTTAGAGTTGATAGAATTCATAACGATTCTGTCTATTTTATTAGATAATGCTATCGATGCTGCAGAGCAGTGTGCAAATGGAAATATTGTATTTGCCTATTTCCAGGAAGATGACCGAAAAATTGTGGTTGTAGAAAATACTACTGTTGAAGATAAGGTAGTAACAAGTCATATATATGAGTATGGTCACTCTACAAAAGGAGATAATCGAGGAATTGGCTTGGCTAATGTAAAAACTATTTTAGATAACTATCCTAAATTTTCTATATCAACGAACAGTAGCAATCATCGATTTGTTCAGGAGTTGGTGTTTTTGGAATAA
- a CDS encoding response regulator transcription factor, producing the protein MLNIFVLEDDFFQQSRLENAIRQCVEETSVRYKFLEVFGKPNQLLESIEEAGNHQFFFLDIEIKGEEKKGMEIAKEIRARDPYAVIVFVTTHSEFMPVTYRYRVSALDFIDKGLEDSDFQKAVSDVLVHAFENIDHTIAENSFIYKTETAHIQVPFSDILYFETSSTIHKVILKTKTGQTEFYGKVSDIAKADERLYQAHRSCVVNPLNITRLDRTNHIAYFENGDSCFVSRLKQKKLADLLEIN; encoded by the coding sequence ATGCTTAATATTTTTGTATTAGAAGATGATTTTTTTCAGCAGAGCAGGCTAGAAAATGCTATTAGGCAGTGTGTTGAAGAAACGTCAGTAAGATATAAATTCCTAGAAGTTTTTGGTAAACCAAATCAATTATTGGAATCAATCGAGGAAGCGGGGAATCACCAATTTTTCTTTTTAGATATTGAAATTAAAGGCGAAGAAAAGAAAGGAATGGAAATCGCTAAAGAAATCCGTGCTCGCGATCCCTATGCTGTTATTGTCTTTGTAACAACTCACTCAGAATTTATGCCGGTAACGTATCGTTATCGAGTCTCTGCTTTAGATTTTATAGATAAAGGCCTAGAGGATAGTGACTTTCAAAAGGCAGTATCAGATGTGTTGGTGCATGCTTTTGAAAATATTGATCATACTATAGCTGAAAATTCTTTTATATATAAAACTGAAACTGCTCATATTCAAGTCCCTTTTAGTGATATCCTTTATTTTGAAACATCATCAACAATACATAAAGTCATTTTAAAAACCAAAACAGGTCAGACTGAGTTTTACGGGAAAGTATCCGATATAGCGAAAGCAGATGAACGACTTTACCAGGCACATCGTTCTTGTGTAGTGAATCCATTAAATATAACGAGATTGGACAGAACAAACCATATTGCCTATTTTGAGAATGGAGATTCTTGTTTTGTTTCTCGTTTGAAGCAGAAGAAACTTGCAGATTTGTTGGAGATTAATTGA
- the dtd gene encoding D-aminoacyl-tRNA deacylase, giving the protein MKIVLQRVSQASVTIEGSIHGQIDQGLLLLVGVGPDDTQEDLDYAVRKIVNMRIFSDEAGKMNKSVQDVAGKILSISQFTLFADTKKGNRPAFTGAAAPALASQLYDAFNQALSDFVPVEVGVFGADMAVSLVNDGPVTIVLDTKNR; this is encoded by the coding sequence ATGAAAATTGTACTACAACGTGTATCACAGGCCAGTGTGACCATCGAAGGAAGTATCCATGGGCAAATTGATCAGGGGCTCTTGCTCCTAGTCGGTGTAGGGCCAGATGACACACAGGAAGACCTGGACTATGCTGTTCGGAAAATTGTCAATATGCGGATTTTTTCAGATGAGGCAGGCAAGATGAACAAGTCTGTTCAAGATGTGGCGGGCAAGATTTTATCCATTTCCCAATTTACTCTTTTTGCGGATACAAAAAAAGGCAATCGCCCTGCCTTTACAGGAGCGGCAGCTCCTGCCCTAGCCAGCCAACTCTACGATGCCTTTAACCAGGCTTTGTCAGACTTTGTGCCCGTTGAAGTGGGCGTTTTTGGGGCGGATATGGCGGTCAGCTTGGTCAATGATGGTCCGGTGACCATTGTGTTGGATACCAAAAATCGCTAG
- a CDS encoding RelA/SpoT family protein, with translation MKEINYTGEEVVALTASYLPADDVAFVEKALNYATEAHKLQFRKSGEPYIVHPIQVAGILAGLKLDAVTVACGFLHDVVEDTEVTLDDMEAEFGPEVRHIVGGVTKLGKVEYKSHEEQLAENHRNMLIAMSQDMRVILVKLADRLHNMRTLKHLRKDKQERISRETMEIYAPLAHRLGISSIKWELEDMSFRYLNEVEFYKITHMMREKRREREELVNEVVDKLREYTEERHLHGQIYGRPKHIYSIYRKMHDKKKRFDELYDLTAIRCLMDTPSDVYAMLGYIHELWKPMPGRFKDYIASPKANGYQSIHTTVYGPKGPIEFQIRTVEMHQVAEYGVAAHWAYKRGGKATASEKELRWINNLIELQEGAGDAQSFVDSVKEDIFTERIYVFTPDGAVRELPKDSVPIDFAYEIHTKVGERATGAKVNGRMVPLTTKLKTGDQVEIITSANSFGPSRDWVNLVKTHKARNKIKQFFKNQDKELSVSKGREMLQNLLQENGYVPNQYLDRRHMDEVLQKTSYKTDESLFAAVGFGEISAVSVFNRLTEKERREAERAKAKAAADELVNGGEVKHDNKDSLKIRHEGGVVIEGASGLLIRIAKCCNPVPGDEIVGYITKGRGVAVHRVDCMNLKSQENYDVRLIDVGWEDENSTKEYMANIDIYGLNRSGLLNDVLKVLTNASKNISSVNAQPTKDMKFATIHVSFGISNLATLTSLVDKIKSVPEVYSVKRTNG, from the coding sequence ATGAAAGAAATCAATTACACTGGCGAGGAAGTTGTTGCACTGACAGCAAGCTATCTTCCAGCTGATGATGTGGCCTTTGTTGAGAAAGCTTTGAACTATGCTACTGAAGCTCATAAACTTCAATTTCGGAAGTCAGGCGAACCCTACATTGTCCACCCTATCCAAGTGGCAGGGATTTTGGCAGGGCTCAAGCTAGATGCGGTAACCGTAGCTTGCGGATTCTTGCATGACGTAGTAGAAGACACTGAGGTAACTCTGGATGATATGGAAGCAGAATTTGGTCCAGAGGTCCGCCATATTGTTGGTGGGGTGACCAAGTTAGGCAAGGTTGAGTATAAGTCACATGAGGAGCAACTAGCTGAAAACCACCGCAATATGTTGATTGCTATGTCCCAAGACATGCGGGTCATTCTGGTTAAACTGGCAGACCGCCTTCACAACATGCGGACTCTTAAGCACTTGCGCAAGGACAAGCAGGAACGTATTTCACGTGAAACGATGGAAATCTATGCACCGCTTGCCCACCGTCTAGGTATTTCTTCTATCAAGTGGGAATTGGAAGACATGTCTTTCCGTTACCTCAATGAAGTTGAGTTCTACAAGATTACCCACATGATGAGGGAGAAACGACGCGAACGGGAAGAGTTGGTCAATGAAGTCGTCGACAAGTTAAGAGAATACACAGAGGAGCGCCATCTTCACGGTCAAATCTACGGTCGTCCCAAGCATATCTACTCCATCTATCGAAAGATGCATGACAAGAAAAAGCGTTTTGACGAACTATATGATCTGACAGCTATTCGCTGCTTGATGGATACACCAAGTGATGTCTATGCCATGCTTGGCTACATCCATGAACTCTGGAAACCTATGCCGGGTCGTTTCAAGGACTACATTGCCAGTCCAAAAGCCAATGGCTACCAGTCCATCCATACGACAGTCTATGGACCAAAAGGTCCAATCGAGTTCCAAATTCGGACGGTGGAAATGCACCAGGTTGCGGAATACGGGGTGGCGGCTCACTGGGCTTACAAGCGTGGTGGCAAGGCAACTGCCAGCGAAAAAGAGTTGCGCTGGATTAACAACCTGATTGAACTTCAAGAGGGGGCTGGAGATGCCCAATCTTTCGTTGATTCGGTCAAAGAGGACATCTTTACCGAGCGTATTTACGTCTTTACGCCAGATGGTGCGGTGCGTGAATTGCCTAAGGACTCCGTGCCCATTGACTTCGCCTATGAGATTCATACCAAGGTCGGTGAGCGAGCAACAGGTGCCAAGGTCAACGGCCGCATGGTGCCTCTGACGACCAAGCTTAAGACAGGCGACCAGGTGGAAATCATCACTTCTGCCAACTCTTTCGGCCCAAGTCGTGACTGGGTCAACTTGGTTAAAACTCACAAGGCCCGTAATAAAATCAAGCAGTTCTTCAAAAACCAGGACAAGGAACTTTCCGTCTCCAAGGGGCGTGAAATGCTCCAGAACCTACTCCAAGAAAATGGCTACGTTCCCAACCAATATCTGGACCGTCGCCACATGGACGAAGTCCTGCAAAAGACCAGCTACAAGACCGACGAATCCCTTTTTGCGGCAGTTGGTTTTGGAGAAATCTCTGCCGTGTCCGTCTTTAACCGTCTGACAGAAAAAGAGCGTCGCGAAGCTGAGCGGGCTAAGGCAAAGGCTGCCGCGGACGAATTGGTCAACGGTGGCGAAGTCAAACACGACAACAAAGACAGTCTCAAGATTCGTCACGAGGGTGGCGTGGTCATAGAGGGAGCGTCAGGTCTGCTGATTCGGATTGCCAAATGTTGTAATCCAGTACCTGGCGATGAGATTGTCGGCTACATCACCAAGGGACGTGGGGTTGCCGTTCACCGTGTAGACTGTATGAACCTCAAGAGCCAGGAAAACTATGATGTCCGCTTGATTGATGTTGGTTGGGAGGATGAAAATTCGACCAAGGAATACATGGCAAATATTGATATTTACGGTCTTAACCGCTCAGGACTGCTCAACGATGTCCTTAAGGTCTTGACCAATGCCAGCAAGAACATTTCCTCGGTCAATGCCCAGCCAACCAAGGATATGAAGTTTGCGACCATCCACGTCTCCTTTGGTATTTCCAACCTGGCAACCTTGACCAGTCTGGTGGATAAGATCAAGTCTGTGCCAGAAGTTTACTCAGTGAAAAGGACCAACGGATAA
- a CDS encoding bifunctional 2',3'-cyclic-nucleotide 2'-phosphodiesterase/3'-nucleotidase codes for MNFRFSKCAVALTLALLAASNPKLAQAEEILNTTPASSTEASQAVPVESDTTEKADNTDSPAPATTEAENPSSSETAETSDPTSETTDSTASEARTVTPAATETSQPVEGQTVDVRILATTDLHTNLVNYDYYQDKPVETLGLAKTAVLIEEAKKENPNVVLVDNGDTIQGTPLGNYKSIVDPIEEGEQHPMYAALETLGFDVGTLGNHEFNYGLAYLEKVIRTANMPLVNANVLDPTTKDFLYTPYTIVKKTFTDTEGKKVTLNVGVTGIVPPQILNWDKAYLEGKVIVRDAVEAVRDIIPTMRENGADIVLVLSHSGIGDDQYEVGEENVGYQIASLSGVDAVITGHSHAEFPGTAEKPSFYAKYSGVDDTNGKINGTPVTMAGKYGDHLGVIDLNLVFKDGKWTTTSSKAAIRKIDTKSSVADSRIIDLAKEAHNETINYVRQQVGETTAPINSFFALVQDDPSVQIVNNAQIWYAKQQLAGTSEANLPILSAAAPFKAGTRGDASAYTDIPAGPIAIKNVADLYLYDNVVAILKVNGAQLKEWLEMSAGQFNQVDPSSTEPQNLVNTDFRTYNFDVIDGVTYQYDITQPNKYDRNGKVVNETASRVRNLQYNGQDVTADQEFIVVTNNYRANGTFPGVREASVNYLLNLENRQAIINYIIAEKVINPTADNNWTFTDSIKGLDLRFLTADRAKTLVADQEGLVYLQASAENEGFGEFKFVYTEPKVVTPPTGQTATDNQTSSGQSGVQITLPSGQVITLPAEKTTAPAPKYKLATTAKTSTSSSTAGQKTLPATGEASSVLSLIGISLMGLVGAFRKKNEN; via the coding sequence ATGAATTTTCGTTTCAGTAAGTGTGCCGTAGCGCTCACACTAGCTCTCCTAGCTGCAAGCAATCCAAAATTAGCTCAAGCCGAAGAGATTCTCAACACAACTCCAGCTTCTTCAACAGAAGCAAGTCAGGCTGTACCAGTTGAATCTGACACCACAGAGAAAGCTGATAATACAGACTCTCCTGCTCCAGCCACTACCGAAGCTGAAAATCCAAGCTCTTCCGAGACAGCTGAAACTAGTGATCCTACAAGCGAGACAACTGACTCAACTGCTTCAGAAGCACGTACGGTCACTCCTGCTGCAACTGAAACTAGTCAGCCTGTTGAAGGACAAACTGTTGATGTTCGCATTCTCGCAACAACTGACCTCCATACGAACTTGGTCAACTATGACTATTACCAAGATAAACCTGTAGAGACACTGGGTCTAGCAAAAACAGCTGTTCTTATCGAAGAAGCAAAAAAAGAAAATCCAAATGTCGTATTGGTAGATAATGGAGACACCATTCAAGGTACTCCTCTTGGAAATTACAAGTCTATCGTTGATCCTATTGAAGAAGGTGAACAACATCCTATGTACGCCGCCTTAGAGACTCTGGGATTTGATGTCGGCACACTTGGCAACCACGAATTTAACTACGGCCTTGCCTACCTCGAAAAAGTAATTCGTACAGCCAACATGCCTCTAGTCAATGCCAATGTCCTCGATCCGACTACGAAAGACTTTCTCTACACCCCTTATACCATTGTGAAAAAGACATTCACAGACACCGAGGGTAAAAAGGTTACACTAAATGTCGGTGTTACAGGGATTGTTCCCCCTCAAATTCTTAACTGGGACAAAGCTTATCTAGAAGGAAAAGTGATTGTTCGTGATGCAGTTGAAGCCGTTCGCGATATTATCCCAACCATGCGAGAAAATGGCGCAGACATCGTTCTGGTCCTTTCCCACTCAGGTATCGGCGATGACCAATATGAAGTCGGCGAGGAAAATGTCGGTTACCAAATCGCCAGCCTGTCAGGAGTTGATGCGGTTATCACAGGTCACTCCCACGCAGAATTCCCAGGAACTGCCGAAAAACCAAGCTTCTATGCTAAATACTCTGGCGTGGATGATACAAATGGTAAAATCAACGGCACTCCTGTCACCATGGCGGGTAAATACGGTGACCACCTCGGCGTCATCGACCTCAATCTGGTCTTTAAAGATGGCAAATGGACAACTACTTCTAGCAAAGCGGCTATTCGTAAAATCGATACAAAATCATCTGTAGCAGATAGTCGCATCATCGACCTTGCTAAAGAAGCCCATAACGAAACCATCAACTATGTGCGCCAACAAGTCGGTGAAACAACTGCTCCAATCAACAGCTTCTTTGCCCTTGTCCAAGATGATCCTTCTGTACAGATTGTTAACAATGCACAGATTTGGTATGCCAAACAACAGTTGGCGGGTACTTCAGAAGCTAATCTACCAATCCTATCTGCGGCTGCACCATTTAAGGCTGGTACTCGAGGCGATGCCTCAGCCTATACAGACATTCCTGCTGGCCCAATCGCCATCAAGAACGTAGCAGACCTTTACCTCTACGACAACGTTGTAGCCATCTTAAAAGTCAACGGTGCTCAACTCAAAGAATGGTTGGAAATGTCCGCAGGGCAATTCAACCAAGTTGACCCAAGCTCAACAGAGCCACAAAACCTAGTCAACACAGATTTCCGCACTTACAATTTTGACGTTATTGACGGAGTAACTTATCAGTACGATATTACGCAACCAAATAAATACGATCGTAACGGTAAGGTAGTCAACGAAACTGCCAGCAGAGTTCGGAATCTGCAATACAATGGGCAAGATGTGACAGCTGATCAAGAATTCATAGTGGTGACCAACAACTACCGTGCAAACGGTACTTTCCCTGGGGTCCGCGAAGCTTCTGTTAATTACTTGCTCAACCTAGAAAACCGCCAAGCCATCATCAATTATATTATCGCTGAGAAAGTTATCAACCCTACAGCAGACAATAACTGGACCTTTACAGATAGCATCAAGGGACTCGACCTCCGCTTCTTGACAGCAGATCGTGCGAAAACTCTAGTTGCTGACCAAGAAGGTCTGGTTTACCTCCAAGCCTCAGCTGAAAACGAAGGATTTGGCGAGTTCAAGTTTGTCTACACTGAGCCAAAAGTCGTGACTCCTCCAACTGGACAAACAGCTACTGATAATCAAACTTCATCTGGTCAATCTGGTGTTCAAATTACACTTCCGTCTGGTCAGGTCATTACCCTTCCAGCCGAAAAAACAACAGCACCTGCACCAAAATACAAACTTGCTACTACAGCTAAGACAAGTACTTCCTCCTCAACAGCAGGACAAAAAACACTCCCTGCAACTGGTGAGGCAAGTTCTGTTCTTAGCCTGATTGGCATCAGTTTGATGGGCCTTGTCGGTGCTTTCCGCAAGAAAAATGAAAACTAA
- a CDS encoding DUF554 domain-containing protein: MFALGTIINTIAIALAGVLGTWFGHLLKERHQSGLTVASGLAVLFLGISGSLEGLLTVVDGQLKSQNSMLLVLSLALGTLIGEVLHIEGWFERLGIWLREKSGNGQDSQFLDAFLTASLTVCIGAMAILGAIQDGLTGDYRLLAVKSILDFVIILIMTSSLGKGAGFSAVPVFLFQGAITLLARLIEPLMTDQALANLSFIGSVLIFCVGVNIIWDKKIRVANMLPAILIAVIWSFFT; this comes from the coding sequence ATGTTTGCCTTAGGAACAATTATCAATACCATCGCCATTGCCCTAGCAGGTGTGCTAGGGACTTGGTTTGGACATTTGCTGAAAGAACGCCATCAATCAGGACTAACGGTGGCGAGTGGGCTAGCTGTCTTATTTTTAGGAATTTCAGGTAGTTTAGAAGGACTGTTGACAGTAGTTGACGGTCAACTCAAAAGTCAAAATAGCATGCTTTTGGTTCTTAGTCTAGCCTTGGGGACCTTGATTGGGGAAGTACTGCATATCGAAGGTTGGTTTGAGCGCTTGGGTATCTGGCTCCGAGAAAAGTCAGGAAATGGTCAGGACTCTCAGTTTTTAGATGCTTTCCTGACAGCTTCTTTGACCGTTTGTATCGGCGCCATGGCCATACTAGGAGCCATCCAAGATGGATTGACGGGTGATTATCGCTTGTTGGCCGTTAAGAGTATTTTGGACTTTGTTATCATTTTGATTATGACCTCGAGTTTGGGCAAGGGAGCAGGTTTTTCAGCAGTGCCAGTCTTTCTCTTTCAAGGGGCAATTACCCTCTTGGCACGTTTGATTGAGCCGTTGATGACAGATCAGGCCCTTGCCAATCTCTCCTTTATCGGCTCGGTACTTATTTTCTGTGTCGGTGTCAATATCATCTGGGACAAAAAGATTCGCGTGGCCAATATGCTACCTGCTATTCTTATCGCGGTTATTTGGTCATTTTTTACATAG
- a CDS encoding 16S rRNA (uracil(1498)-N(3))-methyltransferase, which translates to MQQYFVNGRAPQGVFQISDKDTAKHMFSVMRLQADDQIVLVFDDSIKRLARVVDNQSQSVEIIEELADNVELPVSVIIAMGFPKGDKLEFVAQKATELGMAALWAFPADRSVVKWDGKKLAKKAEKLEKIAQGAAEQSKRNRIPVVRLFEKKTDFLAQLAGFDQIILAYEESAKEGEQANLVKILSGLEVGQSVLVIVGPEGGVSPEEVVAFEKAGAVKTGLGPRILRAETAPLYALSAISYATELFR; encoded by the coding sequence ATGCAGCAGTATTTTGTCAATGGCAGAGCACCGCAGGGCGTGTTCCAGATTAGCGATAAGGACACTGCCAAGCACATGTTTTCTGTCATGCGCTTGCAGGCAGATGACCAGATTGTCCTCGTCTTTGACGATAGTATCAAACGCTTGGCGCGCGTAGTAGACAACCAGAGCCAATCTGTTGAAATCATCGAAGAATTGGCAGACAATGTTGAATTACCCGTTTCCGTTATCATTGCCATGGGCTTTCCCAAGGGAGATAAGCTCGAATTTGTCGCCCAAAAGGCAACGGAATTAGGCATGGCAGCCCTCTGGGCCTTTCCAGCTGACCGGTCTGTGGTCAAATGGGACGGTAAAAAGTTAGCCAAAAAAGCAGAAAAGTTAGAAAAAATCGCCCAAGGAGCAGCCGAGCAAAGCAAACGCAATCGGATTCCAGTAGTTCGCTTGTTCGAGAAAAAAACGGATTTCCTAGCCCAGCTGGCAGGTTTTGACCAGATTATCTTAGCCTACGAAGAATCCGCTAAAGAGGGCGAACAAGCCAACCTGGTGAAAATCTTGTCTGGCTTAGAAGTTGGACAATCAGTTCTGGTTATCGTCGGTCCAGAAGGCGGCGTGTCGCCTGAGGAAGTAGTCGCTTTTGAAAAAGCAGGAGCGGTCAAAACAGGCCTAGGTCCTCGTATTCTCCGAGCGGAGACGGCTCCCCTCTATGCTCTTTCTGCCATTAGCTATGCGACGGAATTGTTCAGGTAG
- the prmA gene encoding 50S ribosomal protein L11 methyltransferase, giving the protein MNSWQELTIHVHRDAEEAVSNLMIETGSQGVAISDSADYVGQEDRFGELYPEVEQSDMIAITAYYPDNLDIEEIKADLATRLADLTGFGLETGQISLESQELAEEDWADNWKKYYEPARITHDLTIVPSWTDYEATAGEKIIRLDPGMAFGTGTHPTTKMSLFALSQVLRGGETVIDVGTGSGVLSIASSLLGAKEIYAYDLDEVAVRVAQENIDLNANTSNIHVAAGDLLRGVDIKAEVIVANILADILIHLTEDAYRLVKDEGYLIMSGIIADKWDMVRASAEAAGFFLETHMIQGEWNCCVFKKTADRSGVIGG; this is encoded by the coding sequence ATGAACTCATGGCAAGAATTAACGATTCACGTGCATCGTGATGCAGAAGAAGCAGTTTCAAATCTGATGATTGAAACGGGCAGTCAGGGGGTGGCGATTAGCGACTCGGCTGACTATGTGGGGCAGGAAGATCGTTTTGGCGAACTTTATCCCGAGGTGGAGCAGTCAGATATGATTGCCATTACGGCTTACTATCCTGACAATTTGGATATTGAGGAAATCAAGGCTGATTTGGCAACTCGCCTGGCGGATTTGACAGGATTTGGCTTGGAAACAGGTCAGATTAGCTTAGAAAGTCAGGAATTGGCAGAGGAAGACTGGGCGGACAACTGGAAGAAATACTATGAGCCAGCTCGCATTACCCACGATTTGACTATTGTACCGTCTTGGACGGACTATGAGGCGACTGCTGGAGAGAAGATTATCCGCCTGGATCCAGGCATGGCTTTCGGGACGGGAACTCACCCGACGACCAAGATGAGCCTCTTTGCTCTTTCTCAGGTCCTGCGTGGTGGTGAAACGGTCATCGACGTCGGCACAGGTTCAGGTGTCCTTTCCATTGCTAGCTCCCTCCTAGGTGCCAAGGAGATTTATGCCTATGACTTGGATGAGGTGGCGGTGCGTGTAGCTCAGGAAAATATCGACCTCAATGCCAATACTAGCAATATTCATGTCGCGGCAGGTGACTTGCTTCGTGGCGTTGATATTAAAGCAGAAGTCATCGTTGCCAACATCTTGGCGGACATTCTCATCCATCTGACTGAGGATGCCTACCGTCTGGTCAAGGACGAGGGCTACCTGATTATGAGCGGCATCATCGCAGACAAGTGGGACATGGTGCGAGCATCTGCGGAAGCGGCTGGCTTCTTCCTTGAGACCCACATGATTCAGGGCGAGTGGAATTGCTGCGTCTTTAAGAAGACGGCTGACCGCTCAGGTGTGATTGGAGGCTAG